Proteins encoded by one window of Hyphomicrobium nitrativorans NL23:
- the napF gene encoding ferredoxin-type protein NapF: protein MMDPGRRNFFLGRRATASVRPPWSTDAAILSACTSCGDCATSCPSGIIEMGAGNYPEIRLDKAECTFCGRCAEVCRADVFDLARKPFRHTIAIGDDCLSKTGIECRSCQDACPEAAIRFQPRLGRSAEPALRADLCNGCGACLAPCPVSAIRIVTEQEAVHA from the coding sequence ATGATGGATCCCGGCAGGCGGAATTTTTTTCTTGGGCGGCGGGCAACGGCATCCGTACGGCCGCCGTGGAGCACGGACGCGGCCATTCTTTCCGCTTGCACGAGTTGCGGCGACTGCGCCACGTCCTGCCCAAGCGGCATCATCGAGATGGGTGCGGGCAACTATCCGGAAATCCGACTGGACAAGGCGGAATGCACGTTCTGCGGACGTTGTGCCGAGGTCTGCCGCGCAGACGTGTTCGATCTGGCGCGCAAACCTTTCCGGCACACGATTGCGATCGGAGATGACTGTCTGTCGAAGACGGGGATCGAATGCCGGAGCTGCCAGGATGCATGCCCCGAAGCCGCCATCCGGTTCCAGCCGCGTCTCGGCCGTTCCGCAGAACCTGCTCTTCGGGCGGATCTGTGCAACGGCTGTGGAGCGTGTCTTGCGCCATGTCCTGTCAGCGCGATCCGCATCGTCACCGAGCAGGAGGCCGTCCATGCGTGA
- a CDS encoding SLC13 family permease, producing MNHDLFVVLALLLTAVVLFIRNKPRMDVVALVMMTALPLTGVIGVQDALAGFADPNIVLIAALFVIGDSLVRTGVAQRLGDWLAAHAGASETRLIPPLMIVVAVIGSIMSSTAVVALFVPVVLRIAQRSGISVRRLMMPLSVAALISGMMTLVATAPNLIVNSELVRRGYEGFQFFSFAPFGIPILACAVGYMLLARRWLSPTMPAAVGASAMRPRLSQWIEEYGLAEREHRLRVADGSPLVGKTLEELDLRSSAGANIIALERNGRFSRRVMQPVATTELRAGDVLFLDLFTSLVDIEEVRRRFDLERLPMSGSYFLDRSQELGMIEVMIPAASKLVGQSVVSARFRSEFDLTAIGLRRGGVPRAGSIRNETLEVGDTLLLIGPWRAIRRLGSHWNTLIALSMPADLDDVVPAPARAPHALAVLGLVVVLMVSGVVPNVIAALIGCLLLGLLRCIDTDAAYRSIHWQTLVLIVGMMPFAVALQKTGGIDIAATALIDTLGTVGIHAMLAGLFALTAVLGLFISNTATAVLMAPVALAVAEELGSSPYPFAMIVALAASAAFMTPVSSPVNTLVVGPGNYTFWDFMRVGVPFAVVAMAVSVVLVPWVLPP from the coding sequence ATGAACCACGACCTCTTCGTCGTCCTCGCGCTGCTCTTGACCGCCGTCGTTCTGTTCATTCGCAACAAGCCGCGGATGGACGTCGTCGCGCTCGTCATGATGACGGCGCTGCCGTTGACCGGCGTGATCGGAGTTCAGGACGCGCTGGCAGGGTTTGCCGATCCCAACATCGTTCTCATCGCCGCGCTGTTCGTGATCGGCGACAGTCTTGTCCGCACAGGCGTTGCCCAACGGCTGGGCGATTGGCTCGCAGCCCACGCGGGCGCGAGCGAGACCCGGCTCATTCCTCCGCTGATGATTGTCGTCGCCGTCATCGGCTCCATCATGAGTTCGACGGCCGTCGTCGCGCTCTTCGTTCCGGTTGTGCTGCGCATCGCTCAGCGCTCCGGCATCAGCGTGCGCCGGCTCATGATGCCGCTTTCGGTCGCCGCCCTGATCAGCGGCATGATGACGCTCGTCGCCACGGCCCCCAATCTCATCGTCAACAGCGAGCTTGTCCGCCGCGGTTACGAGGGCTTCCAGTTCTTTAGTTTCGCGCCGTTCGGCATCCCGATCTTGGCGTGCGCCGTGGGCTACATGCTGCTCGCGCGCCGATGGCTGTCTCCAACCATGCCGGCCGCCGTCGGCGCATCCGCAATGCGGCCGCGTCTCTCGCAATGGATCGAGGAGTACGGGCTCGCGGAGCGAGAGCATCGCCTGCGTGTAGCGGACGGTTCGCCGCTTGTCGGAAAGACGTTGGAGGAGCTCGATCTGAGAAGCTCTGCGGGAGCGAACATCATCGCGCTCGAACGAAACGGACGTTTTTCCCGCCGTGTGATGCAGCCCGTGGCGACGACGGAGCTGCGAGCCGGCGACGTGCTCTTCCTCGATCTCTTCACATCTCTGGTCGACATCGAGGAGGTGAGGCGCCGCTTCGATCTGGAGCGGCTGCCGATGTCCGGCTCCTACTTTCTCGATCGGTCGCAAGAACTCGGCATGATCGAGGTTATGATTCCGGCTGCTTCGAAGCTGGTCGGCCAATCGGTGGTGTCGGCACGTTTCCGCTCCGAGTTCGACTTGACGGCGATCGGCCTGAGACGAGGCGGCGTCCCTCGCGCGGGCAGTATCCGCAACGAGACGCTGGAAGTCGGCGACACGCTGCTTCTCATCGGTCCGTGGCGCGCCATCCGCCGCCTTGGATCGCATTGGAACACTCTGATCGCTTTGAGCATGCCGGCGGATCTCGACGACGTCGTGCCCGCGCCCGCCCGCGCGCCGCATGCGCTTGCCGTTTTGGGGCTTGTGGTCGTGCTGATGGTGAGCGGCGTCGTCCCCAACGTCATCGCGGCCCTCATCGGATGTCTCCTCCTCGGCCTTCTGCGCTGTATCGATACAGACGCCGCCTATCGCTCGATCCACTGGCAGACGCTGGTTCTGATTGTCGGCATGATGCCGTTTGCCGTCGCGCTTCAGAAAACGGGTGGCATCGATATTGCGGCAACCGCCTTGATCGACACGCTGGGGACGGTCGGCATTCACGCGATGCTCGCAGGGTTGTTCGCGCTGACGGCCGTGCTCGGCCTTTTTATATCCAACACGGCGACGGCCGTCCTGATGGCGCCTGTCGCCTTGGCGGTCGCGGAGGAACTTGGAAGCTCGCCCTATCCCTTCGCGATGATCGTGGCGCTCGCCGCGTCTGCCGCGTTCATGACGCCGGTGTCCTCGCCGGTGAACACTCTGGTCGTGGGGCCGGGCAACTACACGTTCTGGGACTTCATGCGTGTGGGTGTGCCGTTCGCCGTCGTCGCGATGGCGGTCAGCGTTGTGCTGGTTCCGTGGGTACTGCCGCCGTAG
- the napA gene encoding periplasmic nitrate reductase subunit alpha, translated as MTLTRRDMIKAHAAGVAAAAAGITLPAAAQQVTGGAEALKIKWSKAPCRFCGTGCGVMVGVRDGHVVATHGDTQAEVNRGLNCIKGYFLSKIMYGKDRLTQPLLRKRNGQYAKDGEFEPVSWDEAFDVMAEHAKRVLREKGPEAVGMFGSGQWTIWEGYAASKLMRAGFRSNNLDPNARHCMASAAYGFMRTFGMDEPMGCYDDFEHADAFVLWGSNMAEMHPILWTRVSDRRLAHDHVRIASLQTFTNRSSDLADIPIVFRPGTDLAILNYIANHIITTGRVNEAFVNDHTAFFKGRTDIGYGLRPEHPLEVAATGAANATDMEPSSFEAFAELVSEYTLDKVSKLSGVEPDLLKELAELYADPKRKVMSLWTMGVNQHVRGVWVNQMIYNVHLLTGKIAEPGNSPFSLTGQPSACGTAREVGTFAHRLPADMVVTNPKHREKAEHIWKLPEGLLPDWVGAHAVEQDRRLKDGRINFYWVQVNNNMQAAPNVTNETYPGYRNPENFIVVSDAYPTVTAMAADLILPAAMWVEKEGAYGNAERRTHFWHQLVDAPGDAQSDLWQLMEFSKRFTTDEVWPAEVLDRNPEYAGKTLFDVLFANGHANRFPASDIEAGYENHEAERFGFYVQKGLFEEYAEFGRGKAHDLDDFDVYHRVRGLRWPVVEGKETLWRYREGYDPYVKPGRGVEFYGRPDGRAVILGVPYEPPAESPDEEFDMWLVTGRVLEHWHSGSMTMRVPELYKAFPGALCYMHPQDARERGFNRGMEIRVVSRRGDMRTRLETRGRNRPPRGVIFVPWFDASQLINKVTLDANDPISRQTDFKKCAVKIERV; from the coding sequence ATGACCCTGACACGTCGCGATATGATCAAGGCCCACGCGGCCGGCGTGGCGGCAGCCGCAGCGGGCATCACCTTGCCGGCCGCGGCCCAGCAGGTGACGGGTGGCGCCGAGGCGCTCAAGATCAAGTGGTCCAAGGCGCCGTGCCGCTTTTGCGGAACGGGCTGCGGCGTCATGGTCGGTGTTCGTGACGGTCACGTCGTCGCCACGCACGGCGACACGCAGGCCGAGGTCAACCGCGGCCTCAACTGCATCAAGGGCTACTTCCTATCGAAGATCATGTACGGCAAGGATCGGCTGACGCAGCCGCTTCTGCGGAAGCGCAACGGGCAGTACGCCAAGGACGGCGAGTTCGAGCCCGTCTCCTGGGACGAAGCGTTCGACGTGATGGCCGAGCATGCCAAGCGTGTCCTGCGCGAGAAAGGGCCCGAGGCTGTCGGCATGTTCGGCTCCGGCCAGTGGACCATTTGGGAGGGGTACGCGGCGTCGAAACTGATGCGCGCCGGGTTCCGCTCGAACAATCTCGACCCTAATGCCCGCCATTGCATGGCCTCTGCCGCATACGGCTTCATGCGGACCTTCGGCATGGACGAGCCGATGGGCTGCTACGACGACTTCGAGCATGCGGACGCCTTCGTGCTCTGGGGCTCGAACATGGCGGAAATGCATCCCATCCTGTGGACGCGGGTGTCCGACCGGAGGCTTGCCCACGACCACGTGCGCATCGCTTCGCTGCAAACCTTCACGAACCGCAGCTCGGATCTCGCCGATATCCCGATTGTCTTCCGGCCCGGAACGGATCTGGCGATCCTCAATTACATCGCCAACCACATCATCACGACGGGGCGCGTCAACGAAGCCTTCGTCAACGATCACACGGCGTTCTTCAAGGGGCGGACCGATATCGGCTACGGGCTGAGACCGGAGCATCCGCTTGAGGTCGCGGCCACCGGCGCGGCGAACGCGACCGACATGGAGCCGTCCTCGTTCGAAGCGTTCGCGGAGCTCGTATCAGAGTACACCTTGGACAAGGTGTCCAAACTTTCCGGCGTAGAGCCCGACCTGCTTAAGGAACTGGCGGAGCTTTATGCCGATCCCAAACGCAAGGTCATGTCGCTCTGGACGATGGGTGTGAACCAGCATGTGCGCGGCGTGTGGGTCAATCAGATGATCTACAACGTCCACCTGCTGACAGGAAAAATCGCCGAACCCGGCAACAGCCCATTCTCGCTGACGGGCCAGCCGTCCGCCTGCGGCACCGCGCGCGAGGTCGGCACCTTCGCTCATCGGCTTCCCGCCGACATGGTGGTCACCAATCCCAAGCACAGGGAGAAGGCCGAGCACATCTGGAAGCTTCCGGAAGGCTTGCTTCCGGATTGGGTTGGCGCGCATGCGGTCGAGCAGGACCGCCGGCTGAAGGACGGGCGGATCAATTTTTACTGGGTCCAGGTCAACAACAATATGCAGGCCGCGCCCAACGTCACCAACGAGACGTATCCGGGCTATCGCAATCCCGAGAACTTCATCGTCGTGTCCGATGCATATCCGACCGTCACGGCGATGGCGGCAGATCTCATCCTGCCGGCGGCAATGTGGGTGGAAAAGGAAGGCGCATACGGCAACGCGGAACGGCGCACGCATTTCTGGCACCAACTCGTCGACGCTCCAGGCGACGCGCAGTCCGACCTGTGGCAGCTCATGGAGTTTTCGAAGCGCTTCACGACCGACGAGGTCTGGCCCGCCGAGGTTCTCGATCGCAATCCCGAGTATGCCGGCAAGACCCTGTTCGATGTGCTGTTCGCAAACGGCCACGCCAACCGCTTCCCGGCGAGCGACATCGAGGCCGGCTACGAAAACCACGAAGCGGAACGTTTCGGCTTCTATGTCCAGAAGGGCCTGTTCGAGGAATATGCCGAGTTCGGCCGTGGCAAGGCGCACGATCTCGACGACTTCGACGTCTATCACCGCGTCCGCGGGCTCCGCTGGCCGGTGGTGGAAGGCAAGGAGACGCTCTGGCGTTACCGCGAAGGCTACGACCCTTACGTCAAGCCGGGCCGTGGCGTGGAGTTCTACGGCCGGCCCGACGGGCGCGCGGTGATTTTGGGCGTGCCGTACGAGCCGCCCGCAGAGTCGCCCGATGAAGAGTTCGACATGTGGCTGGTGACGGGCCGCGTGCTCGAACACTGGCACTCGGGCTCGATGACCATGCGTGTTCCGGAACTCTACAAGGCGTTCCCAGGAGCGCTCTGCTACATGCACCCGCAGGACGCGCGTGAACGAGGTTTCAACCGCGGCATGGAGATCAGGGTGGTCTCGCGCCGCGGGGATATGCGCACGAGACTTGAGACCCGCGGGCGAAATAGGCCGCCGCGAGGCGTCATCTTCGTCCCGTGGTTCGATGCGAGCCAGCTGATCAACAAGGTCACGCTGGATGCCAATGATCCAATTTCCCGGCAGACGGACTTCAAAAAATGCGCAGTCAAAATCGAACGCGTGTAA
- the napE gene encoding periplasmic nitrate reductase, NapE protein yields the protein MESERGQTTDGGEQSPLVERRSELSVFLLLAVIIWPIISVALIGGYGFLVWMWQIVFGPPGPPG from the coding sequence ATGGAAAGCGAGCGCGGCCAGACAACAGACGGAGGGGAGCAAAGCCCTCTCGTCGAACGCCGCTCGGAGCTTTCGGTTTTTCTGCTTCTCGCTGTCATCATCTGGCCCATCATCTCCGTCGCGCTGATCGGCGGCTACGGCTTCCTCGTCTGGATGTGGCAGATCGTATTCGGCCCGCCGGGCCCGCCGGGATAG
- the mog gene encoding molybdopterin adenylyltransferase: MTAKIGVVTVSDRASAGTYEDKGGPAIADVLGEILTSPWEAVRRLVPDNAALVSQTLQDLADRDGCSLIFTTGGTGPSPRDVTPEATEAVCEKMLPGFGELMREKSLAQVPTAILSRQTAGIRGKALIVNLPGKPQSIRLCMLAVFPAIPYCVDLIGGARLETDPSLCPAFRPPG; this comes from the coding sequence ATGACCGCGAAGATTGGCGTGGTGACGGTTTCAGACCGGGCAAGCGCCGGGACCTATGAAGACAAGGGCGGCCCGGCCATTGCCGACGTGCTTGGCGAAATCCTGACCTCGCCGTGGGAAGCCGTTCGGCGGCTGGTGCCGGACAATGCCGCGCTCGTCTCGCAGACGCTCCAGGATCTTGCAGACCGGGACGGATGCAGCCTCATTTTCACCACGGGCGGCACCGGCCCCTCACCGCGGGACGTTACGCCAGAGGCCACAGAAGCGGTGTGCGAGAAGATGCTTCCCGGCTTCGGCGAACTGATGCGGGAAAAGAGCCTGGCGCAGGTTCCGACCGCGATCCTGTCGCGGCAAACTGCCGGCATCCGCGGCAAGGCGCTGATCGTAAATCTGCCCGGCAAGCCGCAATCGATCCGGCTTTGCATGCTCGCCGTGTTTCCGGCGATCCCTTACTGCGTCGACCTGATCGGAGGCGCGCGCCTCGAAACCGATCCAAGCCTTTGTCCGGCGTTCCGGCCTCCGGGCTGA
- a CDS encoding TadE/TadG family type IV pilus assembly protein, with protein sequence MRLFRSFLEHEKGSVAIVFALLLVVLLVSAGIGVDYGRQLAARTAMQQALDAAVLAGVKLSPDRQNAVAAKMFEAELGDTYIQNTSVSFSRDGEHRLAGRADGQIKTTLTALLGVKTLDVATASTAETSGEGAAVCILALSRTASQQFLLNSGAKVDAPNCEVHGKSTGSPAAIFNSGTDLKAARICLTGKSIIDNGGRYTNLEKSCAAEDDPFAGRLPVPASNACTQNHGNYNGGNVTLAPGVYCGWFNFNNSPNVTFQPGVYVIKNGGWNVNGGTWRGDGVTFYYADTSKIQFNSAVDVTLTPPASGPYANIMMFEAPNLSPSQFVFNDAKDMKMDGLIYLPSRDVTFNSGSKLSAKSFTLVINTLILNQTNWTLKPSKSNISSGDGNKSARLVR encoded by the coding sequence ATGCGTTTGTTCCGTTCCTTTCTCGAACACGAGAAGGGAAGTGTTGCTATTGTCTTTGCACTCTTGCTCGTCGTGCTGCTGGTATCGGCCGGCATCGGGGTCGACTACGGCCGGCAACTGGCGGCGCGCACGGCGATGCAGCAGGCGTTGGATGCGGCTGTGCTGGCAGGGGTTAAGCTCTCGCCCGACCGGCAGAATGCCGTGGCGGCAAAAATGTTCGAGGCGGAGCTCGGAGACACGTACATCCAGAACACCTCGGTCAGCTTTTCGCGCGACGGTGAGCACAGGCTGGCGGGGCGCGCAGACGGACAAATCAAGACGACGTTGACAGCCCTCCTCGGCGTCAAGACCTTGGACGTGGCCACGGCGTCGACCGCCGAGACGAGCGGCGAAGGCGCGGCGGTATGCATCCTCGCTCTGTCTAGGACGGCGTCGCAGCAGTTCCTTCTCAACAGCGGTGCGAAGGTCGATGCTCCCAACTGCGAAGTGCACGGAAAATCGACCGGCTCGCCGGCCGCGATCTTCAATTCCGGCACCGATTTGAAGGCTGCCCGGATTTGTTTGACCGGGAAAAGCATCATCGACAATGGCGGACGTTATACGAACTTGGAGAAGTCGTGCGCAGCGGAGGACGATCCGTTTGCAGGACGACTGCCGGTGCCGGCGTCGAACGCCTGCACGCAAAACCACGGCAATTATAACGGTGGAAACGTAACCCTCGCTCCGGGCGTCTACTGCGGCTGGTTCAATTTCAACAATTCTCCCAACGTCACGTTCCAGCCGGGTGTCTACGTCATCAAGAACGGCGGATGGAACGTCAACGGCGGCACGTGGCGCGGCGATGGTGTGACGTTCTATTACGCCGACACGTCCAAGATTCAGTTCAATAGCGCAGTCGACGTGACGTTGACGCCGCCGGCGTCGGGCCCTTATGCGAACATCATGATGTTCGAGGCGCCGAACCTCTCCCCCTCGCAGTTCGTGTTCAACGACGCCAAGGATATGAAGATGGACGGGCTGATCTATTTGCCGAGCAGGGATGTGACGTTCAACTCCGGCTCGAAGCTCTCGGCAAAATCGTTCACGCTGGTGATCAACACTCTGATCCTCAACCAGACCAACTGGACCTTAAAGCCTTCGAAGTCGAACATATCGAGCGGCGATGGAAACAAGTCGGCCCGTCTCGTCCGCTAG
- a CDS encoding bifunctional diguanylate cyclase/phosphodiesterase, whose amino-acid sequence MLHVRLMARPAAAMRRTFVHRDTRLVVAAALAYAIAVYLAVSLTRNAASVAVIWPANGILLAGLLCLKTCMGRKALIAAALPAGMTAFLANGDPWSLALAFPAINVTESLLAFGLLRYACGRRIVFTRIWTVASFVAICVVAPILPAAAGAMLSANTFGVDWTAALTTWYLSDSLGLLVLTPAILLTRHTNGQSERGPSTEAVVRHMVLLVATTLIVFSQSSVPLLFLLIPVSVLIAFRLGSRCAAIATLGLTAVSMIATYQGWGPVALMEDLDTRIWVVQLFCLVNLLTSLAVAAELAEREQLRRELERMSALASARRRQLDTALDAMSQGVCLFDSAGRISVRNSRFLEIYGLSEDAVPPGTPLSALKDACIRSGAVPERDFAAADLIANNDVEQELLNGRYIRIGQRVLSDGGVICTYTDFTTEKRAEDELLHRTLHDLLTGLPNRSLLVGRIDRAIEASGEGKAAAVMLLDIDYFKSVNDNHGHAAGDELLKVVADRLRAAVRATDTVARLGGDEFALLLVDDEHDCDAVAVARRIIETVARPIVIEGRPMRVGVSIGIAKPPVDGASTDEILKAADIALYKAKRNGRGKFAFFDAAEDAGVCSARRLESELRRALDEKEFRVVYQPIVSGASGEVAACEALVRWQHPELGVISPAEFIPLAERNGLIVGIGDWVLEQACRDALRMPTSVKVSVNLSRVQISDRNFVRRVAETLARTGLAPERLELEITETAIIDNERNALRVLEELTQLGVSVALDDFGVGQSAFSCLRELPISRIKIDRSFIDDLATDPKARSIFVAMATMARSLGMKTTAEGIETEQQRIIAALAGCDHLQGYLLGRPEEIDSLSFDTPALAANGKMAG is encoded by the coding sequence ATGCTTCACGTTCGGCTCATGGCACGGCCTGCTGCCGCTATGCGGCGGACATTTGTGCATCGCGATACGCGGCTCGTCGTTGCGGCGGCGCTTGCGTATGCGATCGCGGTCTATTTGGCGGTCAGCTTGACGCGGAACGCGGCGAGCGTGGCGGTGATTTGGCCGGCCAACGGCATTCTGCTTGCTGGGCTCTTGTGCCTTAAAACGTGCATGGGCCGGAAAGCGTTGATCGCGGCAGCGCTGCCGGCCGGCATGACGGCGTTTCTGGCGAACGGGGATCCCTGGTCTCTCGCATTGGCCTTTCCGGCGATCAACGTCACGGAAAGCCTGCTCGCTTTCGGTCTCCTGCGCTATGCCTGCGGACGGCGGATCGTTTTCACCCGGATATGGACCGTTGCCTCCTTCGTCGCCATTTGCGTCGTCGCGCCTATCCTTCCCGCGGCAGCCGGCGCGATGCTTTCGGCCAATACGTTCGGTGTCGATTGGACGGCCGCGCTGACGACCTGGTACCTCTCCGATAGCCTCGGACTTCTCGTCCTCACTCCGGCTATTCTTCTCACACGCCACACGAACGGCCAGTCCGAACGCGGACCCTCCACGGAAGCCGTTGTGCGCCACATGGTGCTTCTCGTCGCGACGACCCTCATCGTCTTCTCTCAATCGTCCGTTCCGCTTCTTTTCCTTCTCATTCCGGTTTCCGTTCTGATCGCCTTCCGTCTGGGATCGAGATGCGCCGCCATCGCCACGCTGGGGCTCACGGCTGTCTCCATGATCGCGACGTATCAAGGCTGGGGTCCCGTCGCGCTGATGGAGGACCTCGACACGCGCATCTGGGTTGTCCAGCTCTTCTGCCTCGTCAATTTGCTGACCTCTCTTGCGGTTGCCGCCGAGCTTGCCGAGCGCGAGCAGCTCCGTCGCGAGCTGGAGCGGATGTCGGCGTTGGCCTCCGCGCGGCGACGGCAACTCGACACCGCGCTCGACGCCATGTCGCAAGGCGTGTGCTTGTTCGACAGCGCGGGGCGGATCAGCGTCCGCAACAGCCGCTTCCTCGAAATCTATGGTCTCTCCGAAGATGCCGTGCCGCCGGGAACGCCGCTTTCGGCATTGAAGGACGCTTGCATACGCTCGGGCGCCGTCCCCGAGCGCGACTTCGCGGCGGCGGACCTCATCGCAAACAACGATGTGGAGCAAGAGCTTTTGAACGGACGTTACATTCGCATCGGCCAGCGAGTGCTGTCGGACGGCGGCGTCATCTGCACATATACCGACTTCACGACCGAAAAGCGGGCCGAGGATGAACTCCTCCATCGCACGCTGCACGACCTCCTGACCGGCCTTCCGAACAGATCGCTACTCGTGGGCCGGATCGATCGGGCGATCGAGGCGAGCGGCGAGGGTAAGGCCGCAGCGGTCATGCTGCTCGATATCGACTACTTCAAGTCCGTCAACGACAACCACGGCCACGCGGCCGGTGACGAGTTGCTGAAGGTCGTAGCCGACCGCTTGCGTGCCGCCGTGCGTGCAACCGATACCGTCGCGCGCCTCGGCGGTGACGAGTTCGCACTTCTTTTGGTGGACGACGAGCACGACTGCGATGCGGTTGCCGTCGCGCGCCGGATCATCGAGACCGTGGCGCGGCCGATTGTGATCGAAGGGCGGCCGATGCGTGTCGGTGTCAGCATCGGGATTGCGAAACCGCCCGTGGACGGCGCCTCGACGGATGAGATCTTGAAAGCGGCAGACATCGCGCTCTACAAGGCGAAGCGCAACGGCCGCGGCAAGTTTGCCTTTTTCGACGCCGCAGAAGACGCGGGCGTATGTTCCGCCCGGCGTCTGGAAAGCGAGCTGCGTCGCGCGCTCGACGAGAAAGAATTCCGCGTCGTCTATCAGCCGATCGTCTCCGGCGCATCGGGAGAGGTTGCAGCCTGCGAGGCTCTTGTTCGTTGGCAGCACCCCGAGCTCGGCGTTATTTCGCCGGCCGAATTCATTCCTCTCGCGGAGCGTAATGGCCTGATTGTCGGGATCGGCGATTGGGTGCTGGAGCAGGCCTGCCGGGATGCGTTGCGGATGCCGACCAGCGTCAAGGTATCTGTCAACCTGTCGCGCGTGCAGATCTCGGATCGCAACTTCGTGCGCCGCGTTGCGGAAACGCTCGCCCGGACGGGCCTTGCGCCCGAGCGGCTCGAACTTGAGATCACCGAAACCGCGATCATCGACAACGAGCGCAATGCGCTCCGCGTTCTTGAGGAGCTGACGCAGCTCGGCGTCTCGGTTGCGCTCGATGATTTCGGCGTCGGGCAGTCCGCGTTTAGTTGTTTGCGGGAACTGCCCATCAGCCGTATCAAGATCGACCGATCCTTCATCGACGATCTGGCAACCGATCCGAAGGCGCGCTCGATCTTCGTCGCCATGGCGACCATGGCGCGCTCGCTCGGAATGAAGACGACCGCCGAAGGAATCGAGACCGAGCAGCAGAGGATTATCGCAGCGCTCGCGGGTTGCGATCATCTGCAGGGTTATCTTCTCGGCCGTCCGGAGGAAATCGACAGTCTTTCGTTCGACACTCCCGCGTTAGCTGCGAATGGAAAGATGGCCGGATGA
- a CDS encoding chaperone NapD, which yields MRDSDRGAVVHISSAVIRCLPAAVETVRGCIEALGMAEVVHVEGNKLIVIIEGPSSGTVGDCLTQISAYEGVVSAAMVYEQVEPAESAGEEA from the coding sequence ATGCGTGACTCCGATCGCGGTGCAGTCGTTCATATTTCGAGCGCGGTTATCCGCTGCCTTCCTGCCGCGGTCGAAACTGTGCGCGGCTGCATCGAGGCGCTCGGCATGGCCGAGGTCGTCCATGTCGAAGGTAACAAGCTCATCGTCATCATCGAAGGACCGAGCAGTGGAACGGTCGGAGACTGCCTGACGCAGATATCTGCGTATGAAGGCGTGGTCTCGGCGGCCATGGTCTACGAGCAGGTCGAGCCGGCCGAAAGTGCGGGAGAAGAAGCATGA